From the Brachybacterium sillae genome, the window TCCCGCAGCGAAGAGGCGAGGCCGGTGGCGTGGATCGTGTCGGTCAGCAGCACAGCGCCCGCATGCGAGAGGGCCGGGACCTCAGCGATGTCCACGCGCGGACGGGGGTAGAAGAACAAGGTAGGGTGGGACACCTGAAAGGTGCTCCTTCCAGCGGATCAATACGAGTCTGAACAACCCGTATCATCCCAGGTCAGGAGCATCTTTCTCTATGTCGTCACCAGTCGAAACCACACCTCGATGAAATCTCGAGGCTAGCCTCGATGTTTCATCGGGCTGGTGAGCGGTCGCGTTCGGCGTCGTTGCCGGGGTTCAGCTGCTGATTGTGGCATTCGGGTATGACAGATCGTCGCAGTGTCCGTTGCGGGCGGTCGGGTTCCACTCCCGAGAAGAGATGCTGCTGGTCGGTGGGACGGGCGGCCTTGCCGGATCAGGTCTGCGCGACGGCAGTGCGGAGCCGGTTGACGCCAGTCAGGACGGTGCGGGCTTCGGGAGCGTGCTGGGCGAGGTGGAGGAGGTTGTGCCGGCTGCGGCGCACGAGGGTCGCGGGGATCTCGAACAACCGCGCGCGGAGCCGTTTGGGCTCCCACTTCCGTGCATCATGGCCGGTCAGCGCGACGGTCTGCATCCAGGCGACGAGCTCGCTGGCGAGCTGGACGATCTGGCACCAGAGCTGATTCTGCGCGAAGCCCTGCAGCGGGAACTTCATCAAGCCCAGGTCCTTGGCGTTACGGATCCGGTCCTCGCAGCGCGCCCGGCGACGGTGCCGCAGCTCCAAGACCGGGAGCTGGCCGCGCGGGGAGTTGGTCGCGAACGCGGTGATGCGCATCCCCTCGTGATCGGTGATCCGCAGCTGCGCCCCAGGATGAGGACGTTCCTTCCGCACGATCACCCGCATCCCGGGCGGCCAACCCTGAAGATCCAGCAGCCCGGTCAGCTCCGCCACCCATGCCCCCTCGCGGATCCCGTCGGTATCGGTGTCATAGGCCGGAGTCCACGCCTCCGCCTCATCGATACGTTCCAGCAGGTCAGGAGTGTTCGCAGGGAGAGTGAACCCCACTGAGTAGGCCAGACGCTGCCGCTGGAGCCAGGCCAGGAAGTCCTTGGTGCCGCCGGCTCCGTCGGTGCGGATCAGGATCTTCTTCGACCCCCGCCCGCCCCGGGCCAGCAGGCCCGCAGGCAGCTGCGCGAGAGCCTGCCGGGTGACGGTGATGTGATCAGCGGCGGTGTTCGAGCCGGCGTTGCCGGGGCGCAGGTGGATCGCCAGTGGTTCCCCGGTCCCTTCGCTGCCGTGGTCCAGGAACGCGCACAACGGGTGGTATCCGAAGCCGCGTTTGAACGTCGGTGCGGCCTGCTCCTTCTCGCTGTGGACGTTGATCAGGGTGGCGTCGAGGTCGACGACCAGCGGGTTCTTCGCACTGACCCCCACAGTCGGGGAATGGTCTCCGGCGAGGGTCCAGGCTCTTTCACGCGCGGCCCGGCGGGCTTGGGAGATCGCCTCGATCACGGTGGGCGCGTCCTGGGCGAGGGTGGTGAGCGTGCGGGAGATCGTCGGGGTCGAGGCGACATCACCGAACAGGCCCGGCTCGCAACGCAGCAGATCAGTATCCGAAGCATGCTCCCCGCCGATTGCGAGAGTGAGTGCGAGGTCCAGCAGGACCTTCGCCGCGTGGTGCTCGGCCAGCGGTTTCGTCCACGGAGCCAGTGCTTCCCGCAGCGAAGAGGCGAGGCCGGTGGCGTGGATCGTGTCGGTCAGCAGCACCGCGCCCGCATGCGAGAGGGCCGGGACCTCAGCGATGTCCACGCGCGGACGGGGGTAGAAGAACAAGGTAGGGTGGGACACCTGAAAGGTGCTCCTTCCAGCGGATCAATACGAGTCTGAACAACCCGTATCATCCCAGGCCAGGAGCACCTTTCGCCATTCATTCCGCCGGTCGAGACCACACCCCCGTGAAATCTCGAGGCTAGCGTTGACGGCAAAGCCCAGCCGCCAGGCACTCATCGCCGCCGTAACGCGGATTCTCGAGGTGGAAGGCCCCGCGACTGGATTCCGTCTGCATGAGGTCGTGTTGAGCGAGTTCTCCGACCGCCGAACGGCAAAGGAAGTGCCGCGCCTGCTCAACGCCGCCATCTCCTACGCCGCCTCGAGGCGGGACGTCCTGGCCTGAGTTGGACCTCTCGGGCCTGGTTTGAGAGATTTCAGTAGCGTTTCTGCTGGTCGTGGGGTTTCCAGGGTGGCTGGATGGGTCACTAATTGGGGGTAGGGTCGGGGGTTGTGAGCCCGTTTTTGAGGAAGGTGACCACGGCGTCTGGCGCGACTGCCGTGCAGGTGGTCGTTAAGGAGGGTCGGCGGAACAAGATCCTTGAGCACCTCGGGTCCGCGCATACCGAGGCTGAGCTCGCTGTTTTGATGAGGGCCGGCCGGGACAAGCTCAATGCTGGTCAGGAGACTCTCGACCTCGGCTTGGAGCAGGATCCCCAGGCAGCTGTGGTGCGGTCCATGCGGTCGCGCTTGCTGCTGGACGTGCTCCAGGCGACCTGGAGAGGGCTTGGTTTCGATGCGCTCGAGGACGAGGCGTTCTTCCAGCTCGTCGCCGCGCGTTTGATCTTCCCGACCTCGATGCTCGACTCCGCTCGCGTGCTGAGCGAGGTGGGGATCGATCCGGTGCATCGTTCAACGATGAAGCGCTGCCTGACCCGGATCCAGCAGTGCAAGTACCGCGACCAGATAGCGAAGAACTGCTTTGAACATGCCTCGACCAGCGGCGATATCTCTCTGGTGCTCTATGACGTCACCACGCTCTACTTCGAGGCCGAGCACGAGGACGAACTGCGGAAGGTCGGCTACTCGAAGGAGCGCCGAGTGGATCCGCAGATCGTGGTCGGGCTGCTGGTGGATCGGGGCGGGTTCCCGCTCGAGATCGGTTGCTTCGAGGGCAACAAGGCCGAGACCACGACGATCGTGCCGATCATCCAGCAGTTCCAGGCCCGCCACGGTCTGGCGGACATGGTCGTCGTCGCTGACGCCGGGATGCTCTCCACCGCGAACCTGACCGCCCTTAACGAAGCGGGACTGCGGTTCATCGTCGGGTCGCGGCAGGTCAAAGCCCCTGGTGACCTTGCACATCACTTCCACTGGAACGGTGACGCGTTCACCGACGGGCAGCTGATCGACACCATCACCCCACGTCACGGCAACACGAAAACCGACACGAAGCAGCACCGCTGGGAGCCGGTCTGGGACCCGACGGAGCATCCCGGGCACTGGCGGGCGGTCTGGGCGTTCTCGAAGAAACGCGCCATCCGGGATGGGCACACGCTGACCGCGCAGGAGAACCGAGCCCGCGCTGTGATCGACGGGGACGTGACCGTGAAGTCGACGCGGTTCGTGAAGACCACAGCGGCCGGTCGCAGCCTCGACGAAGCCTCCCTCAAGCGGGCACGGAGCCTCGTGGGGCTGAAGGGCTACGTCACCAACATCCCCGCGACGGTGATGTCCGCGGCGGAGGTGCTCTCCAGCTATCACGACCTGTGGCAGGTCGAGCAGTCCTTCCGGATGAGCAAGACGGACCTACAGGCCAGGCCCATGTTTCATCGGCAGCGGGACGCGATCGAAGCTCACCTCACGATCGTGTTCACCGCCCTGGCAATGGCCCGTCTCCTGCAGGCCCAGACGGGGTTCAGCATCCGCAAGATCATCCGGACCCTACGGCCGTTGCAGGACGTGACCATCACCCTGGCCGGCCAGGACATCACGGCCAAGGCCGAGCTCACCGACGATGCCCGCACCATCCTCAAGGCCCTCAAGATGACTTGACGCATGGGTCACTAAAGAGGTCCAACTCAGGCCTGGAGGACAACCCCCTCGCAGAACCGGGCGTTAAGCCACGCACCTACCGACTGTCAGCGCAGTCACCGGCGTTCCCGAGGAGGCTCGGACCTCGCCGGCTAGAACATGTCCCTCCTCGAGAGCTTGCGCAGGTGGTGCTCGATCGCGCCCGCGAACTCGGCTTCGACGACGAGGAGAAGTTGTTCGCGGACGTATGGCGCGTGATGGGAGGGACGGGGAGTGCGCCGCAGAAGGCGTCGTCCCGCCTGTCCGCGGTCATGCGACTCGTGCCTGCACGCGCCGAACCCACTTCCCGATGAGGCGGGTACTAGGGTGTGTTGTGAAAGGGTGTCCCGCCATCGGCGGGGCACCCTTTCGGTATGAGCGATCGAGATGTGATCACGGACGAGGTGTGGGCGCTGATCGGGCCGTGCTTCCCCGCGCCGAAGGCGACGGGTCGGCCGCCGATGGATCGGCGGCTGGTCGCGGAAGCGGTCGCGTGGAAGTTCCGGACCGGGTCGCCGTGGCGGGACGTGCCGGAACGGTTCGGGAACTGGAACACGATCTACCGCCACTTCGACCGGTGGGCCAAGACCGGCGTGTGGGCGTGCGCGCTCGAGCGCGCCCAGCAGGCCGCCGACGCGCAGGGCGAGCTGGACTGGGTGTGCTCGATCGACTCGACGATCGTGCGCGCCCACCAGCACGCCGCGACCCTTCCCCGCCATACAGGGGGGCCCATCGAACTACAAGAATCTCGGGCCTGAGCCGGGCGACCACGCGATCGGCCGCTCCCGAGGCGGCCTGACCTGCAAGATCCACGCCGTCTCGGACGGGAAGGGCCGCCTGCTCGCCTTCGTCCTCACCGGCTGCCAGGCCGCCGACACGAGCCTGCTCCCCGAGGTCCTGGACCAGATCCGGGTCCCCAGGCCAGGCCCTGGCCGGCCCCGCACCCGCCCGGATAGGGTCCTCGCGGACAAGGGGTATCCCTCCCGCGCGAACCGGGCCTGGCTCGCCGAGCGCGGCATCAAGGCCACCATCCCCGACCGGCAAGACCAGGCCGCGCACCGGCGCCGACGCGGCTCAGCCGGCGGACGCCCGCCCGCTTTCGACCCCGAGGTCTACCGTGGACGCAACGTGATCGAGCGGTGCTTCGCCAAGCTCAAGCAATGGCGCGGCATCGCGATGCGCACCTGCAAGACCGCCCGCAGCTACGCCGCGGCCATCTCGCTCGCCGCGACCCTCCACTGGCTGACCAGCAAAGTTTGACAACACGCCCTAGAGCAGCCGGGCAACGGGGTGGGACCTGCGGGTCAGGTCCACCATCCCGGCGAGCTCCTTCGGACCCCGAAGGCGCGGATCACGGTGATGCCAC encodes:
- a CDS encoding IS1380 family transposase: MSHPTLFFYPRPRVDIAEVPALSHAGAVLLTDTIHATGLASSLREALAPWTKPLAEHHAAKVLLDLALTLAIGGEHASDTDLLRCEPGLFGDVASTPTISRTLTTLAQDAPTVIEAISQARRAARERAWTLAGDHSPTVGVSAKNPLVVDLDATLINVHSEKEQAAPTFKRGFGYHPLCAFLDHGSEGTGEPLAIHLRPGNAGSNTAADHITVTRQALAQLPAGLLARGGRGSKKILIRTDGAGGTKDFLAWLQRQRLAYSVGFTLPANTPDLLERIDEAEAWTPAYDTDTDGIREGAWVAELTGLLDLQGWPPGMRVIVRKERPHPGAQLRITDHEGMRITAFATNSPRGQLPVLELRHRRRARCEDRIRNAKDLGLMKFPLQGFAQNQLWCQIVQLASELVAWMQTVALTGHDARKWEPKRLRARLFEIPATLVRRSRHNLLHLAQHAPEARTVLTGVNRLRTAVAQT
- a CDS encoding IS1634 family transposase, whose product is MSPFLRKVTTASGATAVQVVVKEGRRNKILEHLGSAHTEAELAVLMRAGRDKLNAGQETLDLGLEQDPQAAVVRSMRSRLLLDVLQATWRGLGFDALEDEAFFQLVAARLIFPTSMLDSARVLSEVGIDPVHRSTMKRCLTRIQQCKYRDQIAKNCFEHASTSGDISLVLYDVTTLYFEAEHEDELRKVGYSKERRVDPQIVVGLLVDRGGFPLEIGCFEGNKAETTTIVPIIQQFQARHGLADMVVVADAGMLSTANLTALNEAGLRFIVGSRQVKAPGDLAHHFHWNGDAFTDGQLIDTITPRHGNTKTDTKQHRWEPVWDPTEHPGHWRAVWAFSKKRAIRDGHTLTAQENRARAVIDGDVTVKSTRFVKTTAAGRSLDEASLKRARSLVGLKGYVTNIPATVMSAAEVLSSYHDLWQVEQSFRMSKTDLQARPMFHRQRDAIEAHLTIVFTALAMARLLQAQTGFSIRKIIRTLRPLQDVTITLAGQDITAKAELTDDARTILKALKMT
- a CDS encoding IS5 family transposase (programmed frameshift), translating into MSDRDVITDEVWALIGPCFPAPKATGRPPMDRRLVAEAVAWKFRTGSPWRDVPERFGNWNTIYRHFDRWAKTGVWACALERAQQAADAQGELDWVCSIDSTIVRAHQHAATLPRHTGGPSNYKNLGPEPGDHAIGRSRGGLTCKIHAVSDGKGRLLAFVLTGCQAADTSLLPEVLDQIRVPRPGPGRPRTRPDRVLADKGYPSRANRAWLAERGIKATIPDRQDQAAHRRRRGSAGGRPPAFDPEVYRGRNVIERCFAKLKQWRGIAMRTCKTARSYAAAISLAATLHWLTSKV